A stretch of Canis lupus baileyi chromosome 2, mCanLup2.hap1, whole genome shotgun sequence DNA encodes these proteins:
- the LINS1 gene encoding protein Lines homolog 1 isoform X4, whose protein sequence is MLNRLSHPEILKQFLTPFDTIFQVFYTSLFSLHFKSCQDTSKIINSMICSLELLELLIASRIHLKLHFTCQRILFLKPSCVLDVITWPVEAFVKRKFIIFIKKCLLWKVGEDLCWGSGPALMPPDQHLDVDMLALADAVLQAVDLGLLKTLSVRGKPPCFGGDEVQPACECVHGPDHVILRAASLLIIKSLEIKFQSCASANEIKVDLQSFMSELLTFLKPHLQPSLQSHNPCEWISRVFIEQDDDMLEAAKASLGIYLKLTRQCKATEGLTQEKEMWNHHTHKYGYNPHCIFLFLLKNIGFDSSVLLDFLISSETCFLEYFVRYLKLLQKDGASFFTICKYFDVTELKDSINICGCSSSLVQDRSSNQTELSLWAALGSHRNAHASVPWASNASGPLNQPVMSKEPHVTLQAAAGLSPPQASQSLVDYDSSDDSEVEVTDQHSTNSKQTSLQQEAKKKFQDTVRTGPDEKELSMEPQSRPLVPEQSNINIPFSVDCDISKVGISYRTLKCFQELQGAIYRLQKKNLFPYNATALLKLLKHTESIYNESMNSL, encoded by the exons atgcttaaccgactgagtcacccag AAATTTTAAAGCAGTTCCTGACTCCTTTTGAtactatttttcaagttttttacacttccttattttctctgcATTTCAAGAGCTGTCAAGACAcctctaaaataataaacagcATGATATGTTCCCTGGAATTGCTTGAACTTCTTATAGCTTCCAGAATCCATCTGAAACTACATTTCACTTGccagaggattttatttttgaaaccttCTTGTGTGCTAGATGTCATTACCTGGCCTGTTGAGGCTTTTGTCAAAAGGAAGTTCATCATATTCATCAAAAAGTGCCTTCTCTGGAAAGTGGGTGAAGACCTTTGTTGGGGATCTGGCCCTGCCCTGATGCCACCAGACCAGCATTTAGATGTAGACATGTTGGCTTTAGCGGATGCTGTTTTGCAAGCTGTGGATTTGGGTTTATTGAAGACGTTGTCTGTCCGTGGAAAACCTCCCTGCTTTGGTGGAGATGAAGTTCAACCTGCATGTGAGTGTGTCCATGGTCCAGATCACGTGATTCTCAGAGCAGCAAGCCTACTTATCATTAAATCCTTAGAAATCAAGTTTCAAAGTTGTGCTTcagcaaatgaaataaaag ttgatTTACAGAGTTTCATGTCTGAGTTATTGACATTCTTAAAGCCTCATCTTCAGCCCTCTCTTCAGTCACACAATCCATGTGAGTGGATCTCCAGGGTCTTCATAGAACAAGATGATGACATGCTGGAGGCCGCCAAAGCATCACTGGGCATCTACCTAAAGTTGACCAG ACAGTGTAAAGCTACTGAAGGCTTgacccaagaaaaagaaatgtggaacCATCACACACATAAATATGGCTACAATCCACActgtattttcttattcttattgaAAAATATAGGATTTGATTCTTCAGTTCTTCTTGACTTTTTGATTTCATCAGAAACCTGTTTCCTTGaatattttgttagatatttaaaattactgCAAAAAGATGGGGCTAGTTTTTtcacaatttgcaaatattttgatgTAACCGAACTTAAAGATAGCATAAATATTTGTGGTTGTAGCTCCTCACTTGTCCAAGACCGAAGCAGCAACCAAACTGAACTTAGCCTTTGGGCTGCTCTTGGTAGTCACAGAAATGCCCACGCTTCGGTCCCCTGGGCTTCCAATGCTTCTGGACCTCTGAACCAGCCTGTGATGTCCAAGGAGCCCCACGTCACGCTCCAGGCTGCTGCTGGTCTGTCTCCCCCACAAGCTTCTCAAAGTCTGGTAGATTATGACAGCTCTGATGATTCTGAAGTAGAAGTCACAGACCAGCACTCAACAAACAGTAAACAAACATCTTTACAGCaagaagcaaagaagaaattTCAGGACACAGTTAGAACAGGTCCAGATGAAAAAGAACTTAGCATGGAGCCTCAATCAAGGCCTCTGGTTCCAGAACAATCTAATATTAATATTCCCTTCTCTGTTGACTGTGACATCTCCAAAGTAGGAATATCTTACAGGACACTGAAGTGCTTTCAGGAGCTACAGGGTGCCATTTACCgtttgcagaaaaaaaatcttttcccctATAATGCCACAGCACTTTTGAAGTTGTTAAAACATACTGAGTCAATATATAATGAGAGCATGAACTCTTTGTAA
- the LINS1 gene encoding protein Lines homolog 1 isoform X2 has protein sequence MITRILSAETDSHAKEKYRDVIKILLKSSDIDSKLTCLFQNSDKLLCHMAAKCLALLLYFQLREKITLSNSWVAFCQKNLSEYPENEKVVYCLWTLTVIIKEIFKDTCSQKTEILKQFLTPFDTIFQVFYTSLFSLHFKSCQDTSKIINSMICSLELLELLIASRIHLKLHFTCQRILFLKPSCVLDVITWPVEAFVKRKFIIFIKKCLLWKVGEDLCWGSGPALMPPDQHLDVDMLALADAVLQAVDLGLLKTLSVRGKPPCFGGDEVQPACECVHGPDHVILRAASLLIIKSLEIKFQSCASANEIKVDLQSFMSELLTFLKPHLQPSLQSHNPCEWISRVFIEQDDDMLEAAKASLGIYLKLTRQCKATEGLTQEKEMWNHHTHKYGYNPHCIFLFLLKNIGFDSSVLLDFLISSETCFLEYFVRYLKLLQKDGASFFTICKYFDVTELKDSINICGCSSSLVQDRSSNQTELSLWAALGSHRNAHASVPWASNASGPLNQPVMSKEPHVTLQAAAGLSPPQASQSLVDYDSSDDSEVEVTDQHSTNSKQTSLQQEAKKKFQDTVRTGPDEKELSMEPQSRPLVPEQSNINIPFSVDCDISKVGISYRTLKCFQELQGAIYRLQKKNLFPYNATALLKLLKHTESIYNESMNSL, from the exons ATGATAACCAGAATATTGTCTGCCGAAACGGACTCCCATGCAAAGGAGAAATACAGAGATGTAattaaaattcttctaaaatcATCTGACATCGATTCTAAATTA ACCTGTTTGTTCCAAAACTCGGATAAATTGTTATGTCACATGGCTGCAAAGTGCCTTGCGCTACTTCTGTATTTCCAACTGAGGGAAAAG ATAACATTGAGTAATTCCTGGGTTGCTTTTTGCCAAAAAAATCTCTCTGAATACCCTGAAAATGAGAAGGTGGTATATTGCCTCTGGACCCTTACTgttataataaaagaaatctttaaagataCATGTTCACAAAAAACAG AAATTTTAAAGCAGTTCCTGACTCCTTTTGAtactatttttcaagttttttacacttccttattttctctgcATTTCAAGAGCTGTCAAGACAcctctaaaataataaacagcATGATATGTTCCCTGGAATTGCTTGAACTTCTTATAGCTTCCAGAATCCATCTGAAACTACATTTCACTTGccagaggattttatttttgaaaccttCTTGTGTGCTAGATGTCATTACCTGGCCTGTTGAGGCTTTTGTCAAAAGGAAGTTCATCATATTCATCAAAAAGTGCCTTCTCTGGAAAGTGGGTGAAGACCTTTGTTGGGGATCTGGCCCTGCCCTGATGCCACCAGACCAGCATTTAGATGTAGACATGTTGGCTTTAGCGGATGCTGTTTTGCAAGCTGTGGATTTGGGTTTATTGAAGACGTTGTCTGTCCGTGGAAAACCTCCCTGCTTTGGTGGAGATGAAGTTCAACCTGCATGTGAGTGTGTCCATGGTCCAGATCACGTGATTCTCAGAGCAGCAAGCCTACTTATCATTAAATCCTTAGAAATCAAGTTTCAAAGTTGTGCTTcagcaaatgaaataaaag ttgatTTACAGAGTTTCATGTCTGAGTTATTGACATTCTTAAAGCCTCATCTTCAGCCCTCTCTTCAGTCACACAATCCATGTGAGTGGATCTCCAGGGTCTTCATAGAACAAGATGATGACATGCTGGAGGCCGCCAAAGCATCACTGGGCATCTACCTAAAGTTGACCAG ACAGTGTAAAGCTACTGAAGGCTTgacccaagaaaaagaaatgtggaacCATCACACACATAAATATGGCTACAATCCACActgtattttcttattcttattgaAAAATATAGGATTTGATTCTTCAGTTCTTCTTGACTTTTTGATTTCATCAGAAACCTGTTTCCTTGaatattttgttagatatttaaaattactgCAAAAAGATGGGGCTAGTTTTTtcacaatttgcaaatattttgatgTAACCGAACTTAAAGATAGCATAAATATTTGTGGTTGTAGCTCCTCACTTGTCCAAGACCGAAGCAGCAACCAAACTGAACTTAGCCTTTGGGCTGCTCTTGGTAGTCACAGAAATGCCCACGCTTCGGTCCCCTGGGCTTCCAATGCTTCTGGACCTCTGAACCAGCCTGTGATGTCCAAGGAGCCCCACGTCACGCTCCAGGCTGCTGCTGGTCTGTCTCCCCCACAAGCTTCTCAAAGTCTGGTAGATTATGACAGCTCTGATGATTCTGAAGTAGAAGTCACAGACCAGCACTCAACAAACAGTAAACAAACATCTTTACAGCaagaagcaaagaagaaattTCAGGACACAGTTAGAACAGGTCCAGATGAAAAAGAACTTAGCATGGAGCCTCAATCAAGGCCTCTGGTTCCAGAACAATCTAATATTAATATTCCCTTCTCTGTTGACTGTGACATCTCCAAAGTAGGAATATCTTACAGGACACTGAAGTGCTTTCAGGAGCTACAGGGTGCCATTTACCgtttgcagaaaaaaaatcttttcccctATAATGCCACAGCACTTTTGAAGTTGTTAAAACATACTGAGTCAATATATAATGAGAGCATGAACTCTTTGTAA
- the LINS1 gene encoding protein Lines homolog 1 isoform X1, translating to MRYVLAVPMVPMKAFFDILEQLYKKVLLGATLENESHDYIFYLNPASLDLDCSTTTSSECSNHHDVQGRHQPSSANLASISVVPVRLKKHSPICSAREITLLQLTVIKVMITRILSAETDSHAKEKYRDVIKILLKSSDIDSKLTCLFQNSDKLLCHMAAKCLALLLYFQLREKITLSNSWVAFCQKNLSEYPENEKVVYCLWTLTVIIKEIFKDTCSQKTEILKQFLTPFDTIFQVFYTSLFSLHFKSCQDTSKIINSMICSLELLELLIASRIHLKLHFTCQRILFLKPSCVLDVITWPVEAFVKRKFIIFIKKCLLWKVGEDLCWGSGPALMPPDQHLDVDMLALADAVLQAVDLGLLKTLSVRGKPPCFGGDEVQPACECVHGPDHVILRAASLLIIKSLEIKFQSCASANEIKVDLQSFMSELLTFLKPHLQPSLQSHNPCEWISRVFIEQDDDMLEAAKASLGIYLKLTRQCKATEGLTQEKEMWNHHTHKYGYNPHCIFLFLLKNIGFDSSVLLDFLISSETCFLEYFVRYLKLLQKDGASFFTICKYFDVTELKDSINICGCSSSLVQDRSSNQTELSLWAALGSHRNAHASVPWASNASGPLNQPVMSKEPHVTLQAAAGLSPPQASQSLVDYDSSDDSEVEVTDQHSTNSKQTSLQQEAKKKFQDTVRTGPDEKELSMEPQSRPLVPEQSNINIPFSVDCDISKVGISYRTLKCFQELQGAIYRLQKKNLFPYNATALLKLLKHTESIYNESMNSL from the exons ATGAGATATGTTTTGGCAGTCCCAATGGTCCCAATGAAAGCTTTCTTTGACATTTTAGAACAATTATACAAGAAGGTACTTCTGGGAGCCACACTTGAAAATGAGAGCCATGATTACATCTTTTATCTCAACCCAGCATCTTTAGATCTAGATTGCTCTACAACTACCTCTTCAGAATGCTCAAACCACCATGATGTCCAGGGCAGGCATCAGCCATCCTCTGCCAATTTGGCTTCCATTTCTGTAGTGCCTGTGCGTTTGAAGAAACACTCGCCAATATGCAGTGCCCGAGAAATAACGCTCCTTCAGTTAACAGTAATCAAAGTGATGATAACCAGAATATTGTCTGCCGAAACGGACTCCCATGCAAAGGAGAAATACAGAGATGTAattaaaattcttctaaaatcATCTGACATCGATTCTAAATTA ACCTGTTTGTTCCAAAACTCGGATAAATTGTTATGTCACATGGCTGCAAAGTGCCTTGCGCTACTTCTGTATTTCCAACTGAGGGAAAAG ATAACATTGAGTAATTCCTGGGTTGCTTTTTGCCAAAAAAATCTCTCTGAATACCCTGAAAATGAGAAGGTGGTATATTGCCTCTGGACCCTTACTgttataataaaagaaatctttaaagataCATGTTCACAAAAAACAG AAATTTTAAAGCAGTTCCTGACTCCTTTTGAtactatttttcaagttttttacacttccttattttctctgcATTTCAAGAGCTGTCAAGACAcctctaaaataataaacagcATGATATGTTCCCTGGAATTGCTTGAACTTCTTATAGCTTCCAGAATCCATCTGAAACTACATTTCACTTGccagaggattttatttttgaaaccttCTTGTGTGCTAGATGTCATTACCTGGCCTGTTGAGGCTTTTGTCAAAAGGAAGTTCATCATATTCATCAAAAAGTGCCTTCTCTGGAAAGTGGGTGAAGACCTTTGTTGGGGATCTGGCCCTGCCCTGATGCCACCAGACCAGCATTTAGATGTAGACATGTTGGCTTTAGCGGATGCTGTTTTGCAAGCTGTGGATTTGGGTTTATTGAAGACGTTGTCTGTCCGTGGAAAACCTCCCTGCTTTGGTGGAGATGAAGTTCAACCTGCATGTGAGTGTGTCCATGGTCCAGATCACGTGATTCTCAGAGCAGCAAGCCTACTTATCATTAAATCCTTAGAAATCAAGTTTCAAAGTTGTGCTTcagcaaatgaaataaaag ttgatTTACAGAGTTTCATGTCTGAGTTATTGACATTCTTAAAGCCTCATCTTCAGCCCTCTCTTCAGTCACACAATCCATGTGAGTGGATCTCCAGGGTCTTCATAGAACAAGATGATGACATGCTGGAGGCCGCCAAAGCATCACTGGGCATCTACCTAAAGTTGACCAG ACAGTGTAAAGCTACTGAAGGCTTgacccaagaaaaagaaatgtggaacCATCACACACATAAATATGGCTACAATCCACActgtattttcttattcttattgaAAAATATAGGATTTGATTCTTCAGTTCTTCTTGACTTTTTGATTTCATCAGAAACCTGTTTCCTTGaatattttgttagatatttaaaattactgCAAAAAGATGGGGCTAGTTTTTtcacaatttgcaaatattttgatgTAACCGAACTTAAAGATAGCATAAATATTTGTGGTTGTAGCTCCTCACTTGTCCAAGACCGAAGCAGCAACCAAACTGAACTTAGCCTTTGGGCTGCTCTTGGTAGTCACAGAAATGCCCACGCTTCGGTCCCCTGGGCTTCCAATGCTTCTGGACCTCTGAACCAGCCTGTGATGTCCAAGGAGCCCCACGTCACGCTCCAGGCTGCTGCTGGTCTGTCTCCCCCACAAGCTTCTCAAAGTCTGGTAGATTATGACAGCTCTGATGATTCTGAAGTAGAAGTCACAGACCAGCACTCAACAAACAGTAAACAAACATCTTTACAGCaagaagcaaagaagaaattTCAGGACACAGTTAGAACAGGTCCAGATGAAAAAGAACTTAGCATGGAGCCTCAATCAAGGCCTCTGGTTCCAGAACAATCTAATATTAATATTCCCTTCTCTGTTGACTGTGACATCTCCAAAGTAGGAATATCTTACAGGACACTGAAGTGCTTTCAGGAGCTACAGGGTGCCATTTACCgtttgcagaaaaaaaatcttttcccctATAATGCCACAGCACTTTTGAAGTTGTTAAAACATACTGAGTCAATATATAATGAGAGCATGAACTCTTTGTAA
- the LINS1 gene encoding protein Lines homolog 1 isoform X5 gives MICSLELLELLIASRIHLKLHFTCQRILFLKPSCVLDVITWPVEAFVKRKFIIFIKKCLLWKVGEDLCWGSGPALMPPDQHLDVDMLALADAVLQAVDLGLLKTLSVRGKPPCFGGDEVQPACECVHGPDHVILRAASLLIIKSLEIKFQSCASANEIKVDLQSFMSELLTFLKPHLQPSLQSHNPCEWISRVFIEQDDDMLEAAKASLGIYLKLTRQCKATEGLTQEKEMWNHHTHKYGYNPHCIFLFLLKNIGFDSSVLLDFLISSETCFLEYFVRYLKLLQKDGASFFTICKYFDVTELKDSINICGCSSSLVQDRSSNQTELSLWAALGSHRNAHASVPWASNASGPLNQPVMSKEPHVTLQAAAGLSPPQASQSLVDYDSSDDSEVEVTDQHSTNSKQTSLQQEAKKKFQDTVRTGPDEKELSMEPQSRPLVPEQSNINIPFSVDCDISKVGISYRTLKCFQELQGAIYRLQKKNLFPYNATALLKLLKHTESIYNESMNSL, from the exons ATGATATGTTCCCTGGAATTGCTTGAACTTCTTATAGCTTCCAGAATCCATCTGAAACTACATTTCACTTGccagaggattttatttttgaaaccttCTTGTGTGCTAGATGTCATTACCTGGCCTGTTGAGGCTTTTGTCAAAAGGAAGTTCATCATATTCATCAAAAAGTGCCTTCTCTGGAAAGTGGGTGAAGACCTTTGTTGGGGATCTGGCCCTGCCCTGATGCCACCAGACCAGCATTTAGATGTAGACATGTTGGCTTTAGCGGATGCTGTTTTGCAAGCTGTGGATTTGGGTTTATTGAAGACGTTGTCTGTCCGTGGAAAACCTCCCTGCTTTGGTGGAGATGAAGTTCAACCTGCATGTGAGTGTGTCCATGGTCCAGATCACGTGATTCTCAGAGCAGCAAGCCTACTTATCATTAAATCCTTAGAAATCAAGTTTCAAAGTTGTGCTTcagcaaatgaaataaaag ttgatTTACAGAGTTTCATGTCTGAGTTATTGACATTCTTAAAGCCTCATCTTCAGCCCTCTCTTCAGTCACACAATCCATGTGAGTGGATCTCCAGGGTCTTCATAGAACAAGATGATGACATGCTGGAGGCCGCCAAAGCATCACTGGGCATCTACCTAAAGTTGACCAG ACAGTGTAAAGCTACTGAAGGCTTgacccaagaaaaagaaatgtggaacCATCACACACATAAATATGGCTACAATCCACActgtattttcttattcttattgaAAAATATAGGATTTGATTCTTCAGTTCTTCTTGACTTTTTGATTTCATCAGAAACCTGTTTCCTTGaatattttgttagatatttaaaattactgCAAAAAGATGGGGCTAGTTTTTtcacaatttgcaaatattttgatgTAACCGAACTTAAAGATAGCATAAATATTTGTGGTTGTAGCTCCTCACTTGTCCAAGACCGAAGCAGCAACCAAACTGAACTTAGCCTTTGGGCTGCTCTTGGTAGTCACAGAAATGCCCACGCTTCGGTCCCCTGGGCTTCCAATGCTTCTGGACCTCTGAACCAGCCTGTGATGTCCAAGGAGCCCCACGTCACGCTCCAGGCTGCTGCTGGTCTGTCTCCCCCACAAGCTTCTCAAAGTCTGGTAGATTATGACAGCTCTGATGATTCTGAAGTAGAAGTCACAGACCAGCACTCAACAAACAGTAAACAAACATCTTTACAGCaagaagcaaagaagaaattTCAGGACACAGTTAGAACAGGTCCAGATGAAAAAGAACTTAGCATGGAGCCTCAATCAAGGCCTCTGGTTCCAGAACAATCTAATATTAATATTCCCTTCTCTGTTGACTGTGACATCTCCAAAGTAGGAATATCTTACAGGACACTGAAGTGCTTTCAGGAGCTACAGGGTGCCATTTACCgtttgcagaaaaaaaatcttttcccctATAATGCCACAGCACTTTTGAAGTTGTTAAAACATACTGAGTCAATATATAATGAGAGCATGAACTCTTTGTAA
- the LINS1 gene encoding protein Lines homolog 1 isoform X3: protein MAAKCLALLLYFQLREKITLSNSWVAFCQKNLSEYPENEKVVYCLWTLTVIIKEIFKDTCSQKTEILKQFLTPFDTIFQVFYTSLFSLHFKSCQDTSKIINSMICSLELLELLIASRIHLKLHFTCQRILFLKPSCVLDVITWPVEAFVKRKFIIFIKKCLLWKVGEDLCWGSGPALMPPDQHLDVDMLALADAVLQAVDLGLLKTLSVRGKPPCFGGDEVQPACECVHGPDHVILRAASLLIIKSLEIKFQSCASANEIKVDLQSFMSELLTFLKPHLQPSLQSHNPCEWISRVFIEQDDDMLEAAKASLGIYLKLTRQCKATEGLTQEKEMWNHHTHKYGYNPHCIFLFLLKNIGFDSSVLLDFLISSETCFLEYFVRYLKLLQKDGASFFTICKYFDVTELKDSINICGCSSSLVQDRSSNQTELSLWAALGSHRNAHASVPWASNASGPLNQPVMSKEPHVTLQAAAGLSPPQASQSLVDYDSSDDSEVEVTDQHSTNSKQTSLQQEAKKKFQDTVRTGPDEKELSMEPQSRPLVPEQSNINIPFSVDCDISKVGISYRTLKCFQELQGAIYRLQKKNLFPYNATALLKLLKHTESIYNESMNSL from the exons ATGGCTGCAAAGTGCCTTGCGCTACTTCTGTATTTCCAACTGAGGGAAAAG ATAACATTGAGTAATTCCTGGGTTGCTTTTTGCCAAAAAAATCTCTCTGAATACCCTGAAAATGAGAAGGTGGTATATTGCCTCTGGACCCTTACTgttataataaaagaaatctttaaagataCATGTTCACAAAAAACAG AAATTTTAAAGCAGTTCCTGACTCCTTTTGAtactatttttcaagttttttacacttccttattttctctgcATTTCAAGAGCTGTCAAGACAcctctaaaataataaacagcATGATATGTTCCCTGGAATTGCTTGAACTTCTTATAGCTTCCAGAATCCATCTGAAACTACATTTCACTTGccagaggattttatttttgaaaccttCTTGTGTGCTAGATGTCATTACCTGGCCTGTTGAGGCTTTTGTCAAAAGGAAGTTCATCATATTCATCAAAAAGTGCCTTCTCTGGAAAGTGGGTGAAGACCTTTGTTGGGGATCTGGCCCTGCCCTGATGCCACCAGACCAGCATTTAGATGTAGACATGTTGGCTTTAGCGGATGCTGTTTTGCAAGCTGTGGATTTGGGTTTATTGAAGACGTTGTCTGTCCGTGGAAAACCTCCCTGCTTTGGTGGAGATGAAGTTCAACCTGCATGTGAGTGTGTCCATGGTCCAGATCACGTGATTCTCAGAGCAGCAAGCCTACTTATCATTAAATCCTTAGAAATCAAGTTTCAAAGTTGTGCTTcagcaaatgaaataaaag ttgatTTACAGAGTTTCATGTCTGAGTTATTGACATTCTTAAAGCCTCATCTTCAGCCCTCTCTTCAGTCACACAATCCATGTGAGTGGATCTCCAGGGTCTTCATAGAACAAGATGATGACATGCTGGAGGCCGCCAAAGCATCACTGGGCATCTACCTAAAGTTGACCAG ACAGTGTAAAGCTACTGAAGGCTTgacccaagaaaaagaaatgtggaacCATCACACACATAAATATGGCTACAATCCACActgtattttcttattcttattgaAAAATATAGGATTTGATTCTTCAGTTCTTCTTGACTTTTTGATTTCATCAGAAACCTGTTTCCTTGaatattttgttagatatttaaaattactgCAAAAAGATGGGGCTAGTTTTTtcacaatttgcaaatattttgatgTAACCGAACTTAAAGATAGCATAAATATTTGTGGTTGTAGCTCCTCACTTGTCCAAGACCGAAGCAGCAACCAAACTGAACTTAGCCTTTGGGCTGCTCTTGGTAGTCACAGAAATGCCCACGCTTCGGTCCCCTGGGCTTCCAATGCTTCTGGACCTCTGAACCAGCCTGTGATGTCCAAGGAGCCCCACGTCACGCTCCAGGCTGCTGCTGGTCTGTCTCCCCCACAAGCTTCTCAAAGTCTGGTAGATTATGACAGCTCTGATGATTCTGAAGTAGAAGTCACAGACCAGCACTCAACAAACAGTAAACAAACATCTTTACAGCaagaagcaaagaagaaattTCAGGACACAGTTAGAACAGGTCCAGATGAAAAAGAACTTAGCATGGAGCCTCAATCAAGGCCTCTGGTTCCAGAACAATCTAATATTAATATTCCCTTCTCTGTTGACTGTGACATCTCCAAAGTAGGAATATCTTACAGGACACTGAAGTGCTTTCAGGAGCTACAGGGTGCCATTTACCgtttgcagaaaaaaaatcttttcccctATAATGCCACAGCACTTTTGAAGTTGTTAAAACATACTGAGTCAATATATAATGAGAGCATGAACTCTTTGTAA